The Halichoerus grypus chromosome 15, mHalGry1.hap1.1, whole genome shotgun sequence genome includes a window with the following:
- the CYTH2 gene encoding cytohesin-2 isoform X1, protein MEDGVYEPPDLTPEERMELENIRRRKQELLVEIQRLREELSEAMSEVEGLEANEGSKTLQRNRKMAMGRKKFNMDPKKGIQFLVENELLQNTPEEIARFLYKGEGLNKTAIGDYLGEREELNLAVLHAFVDLHEFTDLNLVQALRQFLWSFRLPGEAQKIDRMMEAFAQRYCLCNPGVFQSTDTCYVLSFAVIMLNTSLHNPNVRDKPGLERFVAMNRGINEGGDLPEELLRNLYDSIRNEPFKIPEDDGNDLTHTFFNPDREGWLLKLGWAVSRVESSPAAFRGRAEVASCWLGALRRNGGRVKTWKRRWFILTDNCLYYFEYTTDKEPRGIIPLENLSIREVDDPRKPNCFELYIPNNKGQLIKACKTEADGRVVEGNHMVYRISAPTQEEKEEWIKSIQAAVSVDPFYEMLAARKKRISVKKKQEQP, encoded by the exons ATGGAGGACGGTGTCTATG AGCCCCCAGACCTGACTCCGGAGGAGCGGATGGAGCTGGAGAACATCCGGCGGCGGAAGCAAGAGCTGCTGGTGGAGATCCAGCGCCTTCGGGAGGAGCTCAGTGAAGCCATGAGCGAGGTGGAGGGTCTGGAGGCCAATGAGGGCAg TAAGACCTTGCAACGGAACCGGAAGATGGCAATGGGCAGGAAGAAGTTCAACATGGATCCCAAGAAG GGGATCCAGTTTTTGGTGGAGAATGAACTTCTGCAGAACACACCCGAGGAGATCGCCCGCTTCCTGTACAAGGGCGAGGGCCTGAACAAGACAGCCATCGGGGACTACCTGGGGGAGAG GGAAGAGCTGAACCTGGCAGTGCTCCATGCCTTTGTGGATCTGCACGAATTTACTGACCTCAATCTGGTGCAGGCCCTcag GCAGTTTCTCTGGAGCTTTCGCCTCCCCGGAGAGGCCCAGAAGATTGACCGGATGATGGAGGCCTTTGCCCAGCGATACTGCCTGTGCAACCCCGGGGTCTTCCAGTCCACAG ACACGTGCTACGTGCTGTCCTTCGCCGTGATCATGCTGAACACCAGCCTTCACAATCCCAACGTCCGGGACAAGCCGGGCCTGGAGCGCTTCGTGGCCATGAACCGGGGCATCAACGAGGGTGGGGACCTGCCCGAGGAGCTGCTCAGG AACCTCTACGACAGCATCCGAAATGAGCCCTTCAAGATTCCTGAGGATGATGGGAATGACCTGACCCACACCTTCTTCAACCCGGATCGGGAGGGCTGGCTCCTTAAGCTGG GATGGGCGGTCAGTCGTGTTGAAAGCTCCCCGGCCGCCTTCCGGGGCAGAGCCGAGGTTGCAAGCTGCTGGCTGGGGGCCCTGCGCCGTAATG GGGGCCGGGTGAAGACGTGGAAGCGGCGCTGGTTTATCCTCACAGACAACTGCCTCTACTATTTTGAGTACACCAcg GACAAGGAACCCCGCGGAATTATCCCCCTGGAGAATCTGAGCATCCGAGAAGTGGATGACCCCCGAAAACCG AACTGCTTTGAGCTTTACATCCCCAACAACAAGGGGCAGCTCATCAAGGCCTGTAAAACGGAGGCGGACGGCCGGGTGGTTGAGGGGAACCACATGGTGTACCGGATCTCGGCCCCGacccaggaggagaaggaggagtggATCAAGTCCATCCA GGCAGCCGTGAGTGTGGACCCCTTCTATGAGATGCTGGCAGCAAGGAAGAAGCGGATTTCTGTCAAGAAGAAGCAGGAGCAGCcctga
- the CYTH2 gene encoding cytohesin-2 isoform X3, translating into MEDGVYEPPDLTPEERMELENIRRRKQELLVEIQRLREELSEAMSEVEGLEANEGSKTLQRNRKMAMGRKKFNMDPKKGIQFLVENELLQNTPEEIARFLYKGEGLNKTAIGDYLGEREELNLAVLHAFVDLHEFTDLNLVQALRQFLWSFRLPGEAQKIDRMMEAFAQRYCLCNPGVFQSTDTCYVLSFAVIMLNTSLHNPNVRDKPGLERFVAMNRGINEGGDLPEELLRNLYDSIRNEPFKIPEDDGNDLTHTFFNPDREGWLLKLGGRVKTWKRRWFILTDNCLYYFEYTTDKEPRGIIPLENLSIREVDDPRKPNCFELYIPNNKGQLIKACKTEADGRVVEGNHMVYRISAPTQEEKEEWIKSIQAAVSVDPFYEMLAARKKRISVKKKQEQP; encoded by the exons ATGGAGGACGGTGTCTATG AGCCCCCAGACCTGACTCCGGAGGAGCGGATGGAGCTGGAGAACATCCGGCGGCGGAAGCAAGAGCTGCTGGTGGAGATCCAGCGCCTTCGGGAGGAGCTCAGTGAAGCCATGAGCGAGGTGGAGGGTCTGGAGGCCAATGAGGGCAg TAAGACCTTGCAACGGAACCGGAAGATGGCAATGGGCAGGAAGAAGTTCAACATGGATCCCAAGAAG GGGATCCAGTTTTTGGTGGAGAATGAACTTCTGCAGAACACACCCGAGGAGATCGCCCGCTTCCTGTACAAGGGCGAGGGCCTGAACAAGACAGCCATCGGGGACTACCTGGGGGAGAG GGAAGAGCTGAACCTGGCAGTGCTCCATGCCTTTGTGGATCTGCACGAATTTACTGACCTCAATCTGGTGCAGGCCCTcag GCAGTTTCTCTGGAGCTTTCGCCTCCCCGGAGAGGCCCAGAAGATTGACCGGATGATGGAGGCCTTTGCCCAGCGATACTGCCTGTGCAACCCCGGGGTCTTCCAGTCCACAG ACACGTGCTACGTGCTGTCCTTCGCCGTGATCATGCTGAACACCAGCCTTCACAATCCCAACGTCCGGGACAAGCCGGGCCTGGAGCGCTTCGTGGCCATGAACCGGGGCATCAACGAGGGTGGGGACCTGCCCGAGGAGCTGCTCAGG AACCTCTACGACAGCATCCGAAATGAGCCCTTCAAGATTCCTGAGGATGATGGGAATGACCTGACCCACACCTTCTTCAACCCGGATCGGGAGGGCTGGCTCCTTAAGCTGG GGGGCCGGGTGAAGACGTGGAAGCGGCGCTGGTTTATCCTCACAGACAACTGCCTCTACTATTTTGAGTACACCAcg GACAAGGAACCCCGCGGAATTATCCCCCTGGAGAATCTGAGCATCCGAGAAGTGGATGACCCCCGAAAACCG AACTGCTTTGAGCTTTACATCCCCAACAACAAGGGGCAGCTCATCAAGGCCTGTAAAACGGAGGCGGACGGCCGGGTGGTTGAGGGGAACCACATGGTGTACCGGATCTCGGCCCCGacccaggaggagaaggaggagtggATCAAGTCCATCCA GGCAGCCGTGAGTGTGGACCCCTTCTATGAGATGCTGGCAGCAAGGAAGAAGCGGATTTCTGTCAAGAAGAAGCAGGAGCAGCcctga
- the CYTH2 gene encoding cytohesin-2 isoform X2 has protein sequence MEAENQGLSPLPKPPDLTPEERMELENIRRRKQELLVEIQRLREELSEAMSEVEGLEANEGSKTLQRNRKMAMGRKKFNMDPKKGIQFLVENELLQNTPEEIARFLYKGEGLNKTAIGDYLGEREELNLAVLHAFVDLHEFTDLNLVQALRQFLWSFRLPGEAQKIDRMMEAFAQRYCLCNPGVFQSTDTCYVLSFAVIMLNTSLHNPNVRDKPGLERFVAMNRGINEGGDLPEELLRNLYDSIRNEPFKIPEDDGNDLTHTFFNPDREGWLLKLGGRVKTWKRRWFILTDNCLYYFEYTTDKEPRGIIPLENLSIREVDDPRKPNCFELYIPNNKGQLIKACKTEADGRVVEGNHMVYRISAPTQEEKEEWIKSIQAAVSVDPFYEMLAARKKRISVKKKQEQP, from the exons ATGGAGGCAGAAAACCAAGGCCTCAGCCCCCTTCCAA AGCCCCCAGACCTGACTCCGGAGGAGCGGATGGAGCTGGAGAACATCCGGCGGCGGAAGCAAGAGCTGCTGGTGGAGATCCAGCGCCTTCGGGAGGAGCTCAGTGAAGCCATGAGCGAGGTGGAGGGTCTGGAGGCCAATGAGGGCAg TAAGACCTTGCAACGGAACCGGAAGATGGCAATGGGCAGGAAGAAGTTCAACATGGATCCCAAGAAG GGGATCCAGTTTTTGGTGGAGAATGAACTTCTGCAGAACACACCCGAGGAGATCGCCCGCTTCCTGTACAAGGGCGAGGGCCTGAACAAGACAGCCATCGGGGACTACCTGGGGGAGAG GGAAGAGCTGAACCTGGCAGTGCTCCATGCCTTTGTGGATCTGCACGAATTTACTGACCTCAATCTGGTGCAGGCCCTcag GCAGTTTCTCTGGAGCTTTCGCCTCCCCGGAGAGGCCCAGAAGATTGACCGGATGATGGAGGCCTTTGCCCAGCGATACTGCCTGTGCAACCCCGGGGTCTTCCAGTCCACAG ACACGTGCTACGTGCTGTCCTTCGCCGTGATCATGCTGAACACCAGCCTTCACAATCCCAACGTCCGGGACAAGCCGGGCCTGGAGCGCTTCGTGGCCATGAACCGGGGCATCAACGAGGGTGGGGACCTGCCCGAGGAGCTGCTCAGG AACCTCTACGACAGCATCCGAAATGAGCCCTTCAAGATTCCTGAGGATGATGGGAATGACCTGACCCACACCTTCTTCAACCCGGATCGGGAGGGCTGGCTCCTTAAGCTGG GGGGCCGGGTGAAGACGTGGAAGCGGCGCTGGTTTATCCTCACAGACAACTGCCTCTACTATTTTGAGTACACCAcg GACAAGGAACCCCGCGGAATTATCCCCCTGGAGAATCTGAGCATCCGAGAAGTGGATGACCCCCGAAAACCG AACTGCTTTGAGCTTTACATCCCCAACAACAAGGGGCAGCTCATCAAGGCCTGTAAAACGGAGGCGGACGGCCGGGTGGTTGAGGGGAACCACATGGTGTACCGGATCTCGGCCCCGacccaggaggagaaggaggagtggATCAAGTCCATCCA GGCAGCCGTGAGTGTGGACCCCTTCTATGAGATGCTGGCAGCAAGGAAGAAGCGGATTTCTGTCAAGAAGAAGCAGGAGCAGCcctga
- the LMTK3 gene encoding LOW QUALITY PROTEIN: serine/threonine-protein kinase LMTK3 (The sequence of the model RefSeq protein was modified relative to this genomic sequence to represent the inferred CDS: inserted 1 base in 1 codon) produces MPAPGALILLAAVSASGCLASPAHPDGFALGRAPLAPPYAVVLISCSGLLAFIFLLLTCLCCKRGDVGFKEFENPEGEDCSGEYTXPAEETSSSQSLPDVYILPLAEVSLPMPAPQPSHSDMTTPLGLSRQHLSYLQEIGSGWFGKVILGEIFSDYTPAQVVVKELRASAGPLEQRKFISEAQPYRSLQHPNVLQCLGVCVETLPFLLIMEFCQLGDLKRYLRAQRPPEGLSPELPPRDLRTLQRMGLEIARGLAHLHSHNYVHSDLALRNCLLTSDLTVRIGDYGLAHSNYKEDYYLTPERLWIPLRWAAPELLGELHGTFMVVDQSRESNIWSLGVTLWELFEFGAQPYRHLSDEEVLAFVVRQQHVKLARPRLKLPYADYWYDILQSCWRPPAQRPSASDLQLQLTYLLSERPPRPPPPPPPPRDGPFPWPWPPQHSVPRPGTLSSPFPLLDGFPGADPDDVLTVTESSRGLNLECLWEKARRGAGRGGGAPPWQPASAPPAPHANPSNPFYEALSTPSVLPVISARSPSVSSEYYIRLEEHGSPPEPLFPNDWDPLDPGVPAPQASQAPSEVPQLVSETWASPLFPAARPFPAQSSASGSFLLSGWDPEGRGAGETLAGDPAEVLGERGTAPWAEEEEEEEEGSSPGEDSSSLGGGPSRRGPLPCPLCSREGACSCLPLERGDAVAGWGGHPALGCPHPPEDDSSLRAERGSLADLPLAPPSSAPPEFLDPLMGAAAPQYPGRGPPPAPPPPPPPPRAATDPAVSPDPPSAVASPGSGLSSPGPKPGDSGYETETPFSPEGAFPGGGAAEEEGVPRPRAPPEPPDPGAPRPPPDPGPHPLPGTREKPTFVVQVSTEQLLMSLREDVTRNLLGEKGANPRETGPRKMGRGLGNREKAQGPSRDPTVLGSGKKAPSPNKDPSLPMNGVTVLENGGQRALGIEEKVAENGGPGTPEREEQVLEKVLENGEVTPPRREEKVLENGELRSPEREGNVLANGGLTPSKIEEKVSENGGLRLPRNTGRLPETGPRRAPGPWEKAPESGVPAPETSLERAPEPGVVALSRNGGETAPGPTGPAPRSGVLEPGTERRAPETGGAPRAPGVGRLDLGSGARAPVGMGMAPGGGLGSGVDAKAGWVDSTRPQPPPPPPPPSEAQPRWPEPAPQRARPEVASSEGEPGAPDSRAGGDTAPSTDGDPPKPERKGPEMPRLFLDLGPPQGNSEQIKAKLSRLSLALPPLTLTPFPGPGPRRPPWEGADAGAAGGEAGGAGAPGPPEEDGEDEDEDEEEDEEAVAAGAAAGPRGPGRARAAPVPVVVSSADADAARPLRGLLKSPRGADEPEDSELERKRKMVSFHGDVTVYLFDQETPTNELSVQGPPEGDTDPSTPPAPPTPPPPATPGDGFPSNDSGFGGSFEWAEDFPLLPPPGPPLCFSRFSVSPALETPGPPARAPDARPAGPVEN; encoded by the exons ATGCCTGCCCCCGGCGCCCTCATCCTCCTCGCGGCCGTCTCCGCCTCCGGCTGCCTGGCGTCCCCGGCCCACCCCG ATGGATTCGCCCTGGGCCGGGCCCCTCTGGCTCCTCCCTACGCCGTGGTCCTCATTTCCTGCTCCGGCCTGCTGGCCTTCATCTTTCTCCTCCTCACCTGTCTGTGTTGCAAACGGGGTGATGTCGGCTTCAAG GAGTTTGAGAACCCTGAAGGGGAGGATTGCTCCGGGGAGTACA CCCCGGCCGAGGAGACCTCCTCTTCACAGTCGCTGCCTGATGTCTACATTCTCCCGCTGGCTGAGGTCTCCCTGCCGATGCCCGCCCCGCAGCCCTCCCACTCAG acaTGACCACCCCCCTGGGCCTTAGCCGTCAGCACCTCAGCTACTTACAAGAGATTGGGAGTGGCTGGTTTGGGAAg GTGATCCTGGGAGAGATTTTCTCCGACTACACCCCAGCCCAGGTGGTGGTGAAGGAGCTCCGAGCCAGCGCAGGCCCCCTGGAGCAGCGCAAGTTCATCTCGGAAGCACAGCCCTACAG gagCCTGCAGCACCCCAACGTCCTCCAGTGCCTGGGCGTCTGTGTGGAGACACTGCCCTTTCTGCTGATTATGGAGTTCTGTCAACTG ggggACCTGAAACGTTACCTCCGGGCCCAGCGGCCCCCTGAGGGCCTGTCCCCCGAGCTGCCCCCTCGAGACCTGCGGACGCTGCAGAGGATGGGCCTGGAGATCGCCCGCGGGCTGGCACATCTCCACTCCCACAACTACGTGCACAG CGACTTGGCCCTGCGCAACTGCCTGCTGACCTCCGACCTCACCGTGCGCATCGGAGACTATGGGCTAGCCCACAGCAACTACAAG GAGGACTACTACCTGACCCCGGAGCGCCTGTGGATCCCGCTGCGCTGGGCGGCGCCCGAGCTCCTTGGGGAGCTGCATGGGACCTTCATGGTGGTGGACCAGAGCCGCGAGAGCAACATCTG GTCCCTGGGGGTGACCCTGTGGGAGCTCTTTGAGTTTGGGGCACAGCCCTACCGCCATCTGTCCGACGAGGAGGTCCTCGCCTTCGTGGTCCGGCAGCAGCACGTCAAGCTGGCCCGGCCGAGGCTCAAGCTGCCCTACGCGGACTACTG gtACGATATCCTGCAGTCCTGCTGGCGGCCACCTGCCCAGCGCCCTTCGGCTTCTGATCTCCAACTGCAGCTCACCTACCTGCTCTCTGAGCGTCCCCCacggcccccgcccccgcctcccccaccccgagacggtcccttcccctggccctggcccccgcAGCACAGCGTGCCCCGCCCAGGGACCCTCTCCTCACCATTCCCCCTTCTGGATGGCTTCCCTGGGGCTGACCCCGACGATGTGCTCACGGTCACTGAGAGCAGCCGTGGCCTCAACCTTGAGTGCCTGTGGGAGAAGGCGCGGCGGGGGGCCGGCCGCGGTGGGGGGGCGCCCCCTTGGCAGCCGGCGTCCGCGCCCCCGGCCCCCCATGCCAACCCCTCCAACCCTTTCTATGAGGCGCTGTCCACGCCCAGCGTGCTGCCGGTCATCAGCGCCCGCAGCCCCTCGGTGAGCAGCGAGTACTACATCCGCCTGGAGGAGCACGGCTCCCCGCCTGAGCCCCTCTTCCCCAATGACTGGGACCCCCTGGACCCAGGAGTGCCTgccccccaggcctcccaggccCCTTCCGAGGTCCCCCAGCTGGTGTCCGAGACCTGGGCCTCCCCCCTCTTCCCTGCAGCTCGGCCCTTCCCAGCCCAGTCCTCGGCATCAGGCAGCTTCCTCCTGAGCGGCTGGGACCCCGAGGGCCGAGGTGCCGGGGAGACCCTGGCGGGAGACCCTGCCGAGGTGCTGGGGGAGCGGGGTACCGCCCCgtgggcagaagaggaggaggaggaggaggagggcagctcCCCGGGGGAAGACAGCAGCAGCCTTGGGGGTGGCCCCAGCCGCCgaggccccctgccctgtcccctgtgCAGCCGAGAGGGGGCCTGCTCCTGCCTGCCCCTGGAGCGGGGGGACGCCGTTGCTGGCTGGGGGGGCCACCCTGCTCTTGGCTGCCCCCATCCCCCAGAGGACGACTCGTCCCTGCGGGCAGAGAGGGGCTCCCTAGCCGACCTGCCCTTGGCCCCCCCCTCCTCGGCCCCCCCCGAGTTTCTGGACCCCCTCATGGGGGCGGCGGCGCCCCAGTACCCCGGGCGGGGGCCAcctcccgctcccccccccccgccgccaccTCCCCGGGCCGCCACGGACCCAGCCGTGTCCCCCGACCCTCCCTCGGCCGTGGCCAGTCCCGGCTCAGGGCTGTCGTCTCCGGGCCCCAAGCCGGGGGACAGCGGCTACGAGACCGAGACCCCTTTTTCCCCCGAGGGAGCCTTCCCAGGCGGGGGGGCAGCCGAGGAGGAAGGGGTCCCTCGACCGCGGGCTCCCCCCGAGCCCCCCGACCCGGGAGCGCCCCGGCCACCCCCAGACCCGGGTCCCCACCCACTGCCGGGGACCCGGGAGAAGCCGACCTTCGTAGTTCAAGTGAGCACCGAGCAGCTGCTGATGTCCCTGCGGGAGGACGTGACAAGGAACCTCCTGGGGGAGAAGGGGGCAAACCCCCGAGAGACGGGACCCAGGAAGATGGGGAGAGGCCTCGGGAACAGAGAGAAAGCCCAGGGCCCGAGCAGGGACCCCACAGTCCTGGGCAGCGGGAAGAAAGCCCCAAGCCCGAACAAGGACCCGAGCCTCCCCATGAACGGGGTGACAGTGTTGGAGAACGGGGGACAGAGAGCCCTGGGCATCGAGGAGAAGGTGGCGGAGAATGGGGGCCCAGGGAccccagagagagaagagcaagtgcTGGAGAAAGTGCTGGAGAATGGGGAGGTGACACCcccaaggagggaggagaaagtgtTGGAGAATGGGGAGCTGAGGTCCCCCGAGAGAGAAGGGAATGTGCTGGCGAATGGGGGGCTGACACCCTCAAAGATCGAGGAGAAGGTGTCAGAGAATGGGGGCCTGAGACTCCCCAGGAACACGGGGAGGCTGCCAGAGACTGGGCCTCGGagagccccagggccctgggagaaGGCGCCCGAGAGTGGGGTGCCAGCCCCAGAGACCTCGCTGGAGAGAGCCCCCGAGCCCGGCGTAGTGGCCTTGTCCCGGAACGGCGGGGAGACAGCCCCTGGCCCCActggcccagcccccaggagCGGGGTGCTGGAACCCGGGACCGAGAGGAGAGCCCCCGAGACTGGGGGGGCACCGAGAGCCCCCGGGGTTGGGAGGCTGGACCTCGGGAGTGGGGCCCGAGCCCCAGTGGGCATGGGGATGGCCCCCGGCGGCGGCCTCGGAAGCGGCGTGGACGCAAAGGCCGGATGGGTAGACAGCACGAGGCCacagccgcccccgcccccgccgccgccgtcgGAAGCACAGCCGAGGTGGCCGGAGCCAGCGCCGCAGAGAGCCAGGCCGGAGGTGGCCTCCTCCGAGGGAGAGCCCGGGGCCCCAGACAGCAGGGCCGGCGGAGACACGGCACCCAGCACAGACGGGGACCCCCCCAAGCCCGAGAGGAAGGGCCCCGAGATGCCACGACTGTTCTTGGACTTGGGACCTCCTCAGGGGAACAGCGAGCAGATCAAAG CCAAGCTCTCGCGGCTCTCTCTGGCGCTGCCGCCGCTCACGCTCACGCCGTTCCCGGGGCCGGGCCCGCGGCGACCCCCGTGGGAGGGCGCGGACGCCGGGGCGGCTGGCGGGGaggccggcggggcgggggcgccgggGCCGCCGGAGGAGGACGGggaggacgaggacgaggacgaggaggaggacgaggaggcgGTGGCGGCGGGCGCGGCGGCGGGGCCGCGGGGCCCCGGGAGGGCGCGGGCAGCCCCGGTGCCCGTCGTGGTGAGCAGCGCCGACGCGGACGCGGCCCGCCCGTTGCGGGGGCTGCTCAAGTCTCCGCGCGGGGCCGACGAGCCCGAGGACAGCGAGCTGGAGAGGAAGCGCAAGATGGTCTCCTTCCACGGGGACGTGACCGTCTACCTCTTCGACCAG GAGACGCCAACCAACGAGCTGAGCGTCCAGGGCCCCCCCGAGGGGGACACGGACCCGTCAACGCCCCCAGCGCCCCCGACgcctcccccccccgccacccccggaGATGGGTTTCCCAGCAACGACAGCGGCTTTG GAGGCAGTTTCGAATGGGCGGAggatttccccctcctccccccaccaggcCCCCCCCTGTGCTTCTCCCGCTTCTCCGTCTCGCCTGCGCTGGAGACCCCGGGGCCCCCCGCCCGGGCCCCCGACGCCCGGCCCGCAG GCCCCGTGGAGAACTGA